The following coding sequences are from one Phycisphaeraceae bacterium window:
- the gcvH gene encoding glycine cleavage system protein GcvH, translating into MPSPDDRKYLDSHEWHKAEGDLVVIGLSQFAVDELADVTYVEFIKDSGSVTAGETFGEIESVKATSELYCGIDGEIVETNQQVIDNPAMVNEDPFGDAWLIKVKPANAGDLEKLLSGPDYDNKVGA; encoded by the coding sequence ATGCCCTCTCCCGACGACCGTAAGTACCTTGATTCTCACGAATGGCACAAGGCCGAAGGCGATCTGGTTGTGATCGGGCTGTCGCAGTTCGCTGTCGATGAGCTCGCGGACGTGACTTACGTCGAGTTCATCAAGGACTCGGGTTCGGTGACGGCGGGCGAGACGTTCGGGGAGATCGAGTCGGTCAAGGCGACCTCCGAGCTCTACTGCGGGATCGACGGCGAGATCGTCGAGACCAATCAGCAGGTCATCGACAACCCAGCGATGGTCAACGAGGACCCTTTTGGTGACGCCTGGCTGATTAAGGTCAAGCCCGCGAACGCTGGTGACCTTGAGAAGCTCCTCTCCGGCCCGGACTACGACAACAAGGTCGGCGCGTGA
- a CDS encoding DUF368 domain-containing protein, with translation MPMNPPGPTSDPSPPAALLVVRSALGGTLMGLANLVPGISGGTMLLAAGIYPRFINAIGEVTTLRFRRESMITLATVVVAAILAIALLAGPVKDLVVYHRWIMYSLFIGLTLGGVPVVWRLINQPTAATWLGVLVGFAGMAALAIAQSEATGATQNDGFLFMLLAGVAGASAMILPGVSGGYLLLVLGAYVPILAAISSFVDALKAVDTATLLAVGFGTILPVGLGVVLGIAAVSNLLRFLLRRYEKATLGVLLGLLLGAVVGLYPFVEPVAPNPGDILKNQTLIVDDNNTLIYEQTGKAVEPEDYPTATFQPSYTQLTGSLTLITLGIGLTLLVDRIGRDKPSSTTEHTKDPEA, from the coding sequence ATGCCGATGAATCCGCCGGGTCCGACATCTGATCCAAGCCCGCCTGCCGCCCTGCTGGTCGTACGATCAGCTCTGGGGGGGACTCTCATGGGCCTGGCCAATCTGGTCCCGGGAATCTCAGGCGGGACGATGCTCCTGGCTGCGGGCATCTACCCGCGCTTCATCAACGCCATCGGCGAAGTCACGACTCTGCGATTCCGGCGTGAGTCGATGATCACGCTTGCCACCGTCGTGGTCGCCGCGATCCTTGCCATCGCTCTGCTTGCCGGCCCCGTTAAAGACCTCGTCGTCTATCACCGCTGGATCATGTACAGCCTGTTCATCGGCCTCACGCTCGGCGGGGTTCCGGTCGTCTGGCGGCTGATCAACCAACCCACCGCTGCGACCTGGCTGGGTGTGCTCGTCGGCTTTGCCGGCATGGCTGCCCTTGCGATCGCTCAGAGTGAGGCGACCGGCGCTACCCAGAACGACGGCTTCCTGTTCATGCTGCTTGCCGGTGTCGCGGGAGCCTCGGCGATGATCCTCCCCGGCGTCTCGGGCGGGTACCTGCTGCTGGTTCTCGGTGCGTATGTCCCCATCCTCGCCGCCATCTCGAGCTTCGTCGATGCGCTCAAAGCCGTGGATACCGCCACCCTCCTCGCCGTTGGATTCGGTACGATTCTCCCGGTCGGACTCGGTGTGGTTCTCGGTATCGCCGCGGTCTCGAATCTGCTGCGATTCCTGCTGCGCCGCTACGAGAAGGCGACTCTTGGCGTGCTCCTTGGGCTCCTGCTCGGGGCTGTCGTCGGCCTTTATCCCTTCGTTGAGCCGGTCGCGCCAAACCCCGGTGACATCCTCAAGAACCAGACCCTCATCGTCGATGACAACAACACGCTGATCTATGAACAGACCGGGAAAGCCGTCGAACCCGAGGACTACCCCACCGCCACCTTCCAGCCCTCTTACACGCAGCTCACCGGAAGCCTGACCCTGATTACCCTAGGCATCGGGCTTACACTGCTCGTCGATCGCATCGGTCGCGACAAACCCAGCAGCACTACTGAGCACA
- a CDS encoding alanine/glycine:cation symporter family protein encodes MRLGRLLSAHAGHALLAIVILLLCSVTTLAQDAEPAASEAGPTLVEQLDMTIGWANGHISTVLFFDISFGMFKSVNPISGELEGPETPFLVVWLIIGALFFTFFHRFLTLRGFGHAINVLRGKYTSSDDHGDVSPFRALTSALSATVGLGNIAGVAIAMKMGGPGALFWMMFLGFFGMASKFHSSTLAQMYRVRHKDGSYSGGPMYYLSRGIREHYPALAPFGVFLGGFFAVACMFGAIGGGNMFQANQSAQAFFQTFVQPGVMAAYPEATATEIAAIQGWTNAGFGLLMATVVGAVVLGGITRIGATTSKLVPGMAVIYVAACLTIIIANFSALPDLIGQVLGQAFAAESIYGGIIGVMIIGFQRAAFSSEAGLGSSAIAHAAAQTKEPTREGFVASLEPFVDTVIICFMTGMVVLITGAYKTAEGDGVAVTLAAFQSIPFLAWFPYVLSISIILFAFSTMISWCYYGERAWGYLFGLRSVFIFRIIFVVFVWIGSVASLGNVLDTADLSILSMALPNILGGILLATVVKREVDHYWQRLQDGEFHADESAGSDI; translated from the coding sequence ATGCGCCTAGGCCGTCTCCTGTCCGCCCACGCCGGACACGCTCTGCTCGCCATCGTGATCCTACTGCTCTGCTCGGTGACCACCCTTGCTCAGGATGCTGAGCCCGCTGCATCCGAAGCGGGGCCCACCCTGGTCGAGCAACTCGACATGACCATCGGCTGGGCCAACGGTCACATCTCGACGGTCCTGTTCTTCGACATCAGCTTCGGCATGTTCAAGTCGGTCAACCCGATCTCAGGGGAACTCGAAGGCCCCGAGACGCCGTTTCTTGTCGTTTGGCTGATCATCGGTGCTCTCTTCTTCACCTTCTTCCATCGCTTCCTGACTCTGCGCGGCTTCGGACACGCGATCAACGTGCTGCGCGGGAAATACACCTCCTCCGATGACCATGGTGACGTCTCCCCGTTCCGTGCGCTGACCTCCGCTCTCTCGGCCACCGTGGGCCTTGGTAACATCGCTGGCGTGGCCATTGCCATGAAGATGGGCGGCCCCGGTGCTCTCTTCTGGATGATGTTCCTGGGTTTCTTCGGCATGGCGTCGAAGTTTCACTCCTCCACACTGGCTCAGATGTACCGCGTCCGGCACAAGGATGGCTCCTACTCCGGCGGGCCCATGTACTACCTTTCGCGAGGTATCCGCGAGCACTACCCTGCCCTCGCGCCGTTCGGGGTGTTCCTCGGCGGGTTCTTCGCGGTCGCCTGCATGTTCGGGGCCATCGGCGGGGGCAACATGTTCCAGGCGAATCAGTCCGCTCAGGCTTTCTTCCAGACCTTCGTGCAGCCTGGCGTCATGGCCGCCTACCCGGAGGCGACCGCGACCGAGATTGCCGCCATTCAGGGATGGACCAACGCGGGTTTTGGACTGCTGATGGCGACTGTCGTTGGTGCCGTCGTCCTAGGGGGCATCACGCGCATCGGCGCGACGACGTCCAAGCTGGTCCCGGGTATGGCCGTTATCTACGTCGCTGCGTGTCTAACCATCATCATTGCCAACTTCTCTGCCCTACCCGATCTGATTGGTCAGGTTCTCGGGCAGGCTTTCGCCGCAGAATCCATCTATGGCGGGATCATCGGCGTGATGATCATCGGCTTCCAACGGGCCGCCTTCTCGTCCGAAGCCGGGCTCGGCTCGTCCGCCATCGCGCACGCCGCCGCCCAGACCAAAGAACCCACTCGGGAAGGCTTCGTGGCCTCCCTCGAACCTTTTGTCGATACCGTCATCATCTGTTTTATGACGGGCATGGTGGTTCTGATCACGGGTGCCTATAAGACCGCTGAAGGCGATGGCGTCGCGGTCACGCTGGCCGCTTTTCAGTCCATCCCCTTCCTCGCCTGGTTCCCCTACGTCTTGTCGATCTCGATCATTCTGTTCGCCTTCTCGACGATGATCTCGTGGTGCTACTACGGCGAACGCGCCTGGGGTTATCTCTTTGGGCTCCGCTCGGTCTTCATCTTCCGGATCATCTTTGTCGTCTTCGTGTGGATCGGTTCGGTTGCCAGCCTTGGGAATGTTCTCGACACGGCTGACCTCTCGATCCTCTCCATGGCCCTCCCCAACATCCTGGGCGGTATCCTGCTGGCTACCGTGGTTAAGCGTGAAGTCGACCACTACTGGCAACGCCTTCAGGATGGTGAGTTCCATGCCGATGAATCCGCCGGGTCCGACATCTGA